The Coccidioides posadasii str. Silveira chromosome 3, complete sequence genome contains a region encoding:
- a CDS encoding uncharacterized protein (EggNog:ENOG410PFJA~COG:L~BUSCO:4271at33183) — MPAISISTFAQSQQHLLLLEHEAEIASSALASSAGSTNSSLSFVSPATRRALQAAGHALTALVLVNCRTGMGGREVGEFGVDAALKSAKGKKTGEGALPTANGDGARESLPAHGIRVGDVVRVEPVVSGARGGSGSKAGKGKVGKDDEDVTKGLEGVVTKIGERSVWVAFDERGRPGKQDDEGAAGLWGQKLWLVKLANDITYRRMKQTMVRMEKMAESEHSSFMRVLFGHTTPSPPDWSSASSLDFIDPSLNDSQKEAIRFALASREIALIHGPPGTGKTHTLIELILQLLRRNLRILVCGPSNISVDNIVERLAPHKIPLVRIGHPARLLSSVVDHSLEALTQTSDAAAIVKDVRREIDEKQASIRKTRSGRERREIYKDLKELRKEFREREARCVDHLVTESKVVLATLHGAGGHQLKSQKFDVVLIDEASQALEAQCWVPLLSASKAILAGDHLQLPPTIKSTTTNTPSGSSRKLKSSNAIQSGADDLTISSLPITSLETTLFDRLLSLHGPTIKRMLTTQYRMHEKIMSFPSCELYESKLIAADHVKARLLKDLPCDIQDTDDTCEPLVFYDTQGGEFPERIEDGELLLADSKSNGLEAAIVARHVQNLIAAGLREEDIAVITPYNAQVALLAQLLRERHPGLEIGSVDGFQGREKEAVVVSLVRSNAEREVGFLGEKRRLNVAMTRPRRHLCVCGDSETISRGSPFLKRWMDYLEENSDLRYPDAAEYMQTA; from the exons ATGCCCGCCATCTCCATCTCCACCTTTGCCCAGTCCCAGCAAcaccttctcctcctcgAGCACGAAGCAGAGATAGCCTCTTCAGCGCTCGCCTCGTCTGCAGGCAGCACTAACTCGAGCTTATCTTTTGTGTCGCCCGCGACACGGCGCGCTCTGCAGGCTGCCGGGCATGCCTTGACGGCCTTGGTGCTTGTGAATTGTCGGACGGGGATGGGCGGGAGAGAGGTTGGTGAATTCGGCGTTGATGCGGCGCTGAAGAGTGCAAAGGGAAAGAAGACAGGTGAAGGTGCTCTCCCTACTGCTAATGGCGATGGCGCAAGAGAGAGTCTGCCGGCCCATGGAATCCGAGTCGGAGATGTAGTGAGGGTAGAGCCCGTTGTCTCCGGCGCAAGAGGTGGTTCTGGGAGCAAGGCTGGAAAAGGGAAGGTAGGGAAGGACGATGAAGATGTTACGAAGGGCCTAGAGGGTGTGGTCACCAAGATTGGAGAGAGGAGCGTCTGGGTGGCATTTGATGAGCGTGGTCGACCAGGAAAGCAAGATGATGAGGGCGCTGCTGGCCTGTGGGGGCAGAAACTTTGGCT GGTAAAATTGGCAAATGACATTACATACCGCCG GATGAAGCAGACAATGGTCAGGATGGAAAAGATGGCTGAATCAGAACACAGTTCTTTCATGCGAGTTCTCTTCGGCCACACCACGCCCTCGCCTCCCGACTGGTCATCCGCTTCCTCCCTTGACTTCATAGACCCAAGCCTGAACGATTCGCAAAAAGAGGCAATCCGCTTTGCCCTGGCGTCCCGCGAAATCGCGCTCATACACGGTCCTCCCGGAACTGGTAAGACGCACACCCTAATTGAATTAATCCTCCAACTCCTCCGCCGAAACTTGCGTATCCTCGTTTGCGGGCCGTCAAATATATCGGTGGACAACATCGTTGAGCGTTTGGCACCACATAAAATTCCTCTGGTGCGGATCGGACATCCTGCGCGGTTGTTATCCTCGGTTGTGGATCATTCGCTGGAAGCCCTCACGCAGACTTCCGACGCTGCGGCTATTGTGAAGGATGTACGACGGGAGATCGACGAGAAGCAAGCCAGTATTCGGAAGACAAGGAGCgggagggagaggagggaGATTTATAAGGATCTAAAGGAACTGCGAAAAGAATTTCGAGAACGAGAGGCCAGATGTGTTGACCATCTTGTTACGGAGAGCAAGGTGGTATTAGCCACATTGCACGGAGCCGGTGGGCATCAGCTGAAAAGCCAGAAGTTCGACGTTGTGCTCATTGATGAGGCTAGTCAGGCCCTGGAGGCGCAGTGTTGGGTGCCTCTGCTGTCAGCTTCAAAGGCGATACTTGCTGGTGATCACCTGCAGCTCCCTCCGACAATTAAATCAACAACGACAAATACGCCGTCGGGTTCTTCTAGGAAGCTTAAATCATCCAACGCAATCCAAAGCGGGGCAGACGATCTAACAATCTCAAGCCTCCCAATAACCTCGCTTGAAACCACTCTCTTCGATCGCCTCCTTTCCCTCCACGGTCCTACTATCAAGCGCATGCTCACTACTCAATATCGCATGCACGAGAAGATCATGTCATTCCCCTCATGCGAGCTCTACGAGTCTAAACTCATCGCCGCAGACCATGTCAAAGCCCGGCTTCTCAAAGACCTACCGTGCGACATCCAAGATACGGACGATACCTGCGAACCGCTTGTCTTCTATGACACGCAGGGCGGGGAATTTCCCGAGCGCATTGAAGACGGCGAGCTTCTGCTAGCAGACAGCAAGAGCAATGGTCTTGAAGCTGCAATTGTGGCGAGGCATGTTCAAAACCTAATCGCCGCTGGCTTGCGAGAGGAGGATATCGCAGTGATCACACCGTATAATGCGCAAGTAGCGCTCTTGGCACAACTTTTAAGAGAGAGGCATCCTGGATTGGAGATCGGGAGTGTCGATGGATTTCAAGGTCGGGAGAAAGAAGCGGTGGTTGTGAGCCTTGTGAGAAGCAACGCAGAGCGGGAGGTCGGGTTCTTGGGCGAGAAGAGAAGGCTGAACG
- a CDS encoding uncharacterized protein (EggNog:ENOG410PFJA~COG:L~BUSCO:4271at33183), whose protein sequence is MGTDAPFRVKLANDITYRRMKQTMVRMEKMAESEHSSFMRVLFGHTTPSPPDWSSASSLDFIDPSLNDSQKEAIRFALASREIALIHGPPGTGKTHTLIELILQLLRRNLRILVCGPSNISVDNIVERLAPHKIPLVRIGHPARLLSSVVDHSLEALTQTSDAAAIVKDVRREIDEKQASIRKTRSGRERREIYKDLKELRKEFREREARCVDHLVTESKVVLATLHGAGGHQLKSQKFDVVLIDEASQALEAQCWVPLLSASKAILAGDHLQLPPTIKSTTTNTPSGSSRKLKSSNAIQSGADDLTISSLPITSLETTLFDRLLSLHGPTIKRMLTTQYRMHEKIMSFPSCELYESKLIAADHVKARLLKDLPCDIQDTDDTCEPLVFYDTQGGEFPERIEDGELLLADSKSNGLEAAIVARHVQNLIAAGLREEDIAVITPYNAQVALLAQLLRERHPGLEIGSVDGFQGREKEAVVVSLVRSNAEREVGFLGEKRRLNVAMTRPRRHLCVCGDSETISR, encoded by the exons ATGGGCACTGACGCTCCCTTCAGGGTAAAATTGGCAAATGACATTACATACCGCCG GATGAAGCAGACAATGGTCAGGATGGAAAAGATGGCTGAATCAGAACACAGTTCTTTCATGCGAGTTCTCTTCGGCCACACCACGCCCTCGCCTCCCGACTGGTCATCCGCTTCCTCCCTTGACTTCATAGACCCAAGCCTGAACGATTCGCAAAAAGAGGCAATCCGCTTTGCCCTGGCGTCCCGCGAAATCGCGCTCATACACGGTCCTCCCGGAACTGGTAAGACGCACACCCTAATTGAATTAATCCTCCAACTCCTCCGCCGAAACTTGCGTATCCTCGTTTGCGGGCCGTCAAATATATCGGTGGACAACATCGTTGAGCGTTTGGCACCACATAAAATTCCTCTGGTGCGGATCGGACATCCTGCGCGGTTGTTATCCTCGGTTGTGGATCATTCGCTGGAAGCCCTCACGCAGACTTCCGACGCTGCGGCTATTGTGAAGGATGTACGACGGGAGATCGACGAGAAGCAAGCCAGTATTCGGAAGACAAGGAGCgggagggagaggagggaGATTTATAAGGATCTAAAGGAACTGCGAAAAGAATTTCGAGAACGAGAGGCCAGATGTGTTGACCATCTTGTTACGGAGAGCAAGGTGGTATTAGCCACATTGCACGGAGCCGGTGGGCATCAGCTGAAAAGCCAGAAGTTCGACGTTGTGCTCATTGATGAGGCTAGTCAGGCCCTGGAGGCGCAGTGTTGGGTGCCTCTGCTGTCAGCTTCAAAGGCGATACTTGCTGGTGATCACCTGCAGCTCCCTCCGACAATTAAATCAACAACGACAAATACGCCGTCGGGTTCTTCTAGGAAGCTTAAATCATCCAACGCAATCCAAAGCGGGGCAGACGATCTAACAATCTCAAGCCTCCCAATAACCTCGCTTGAAACCACTCTCTTCGATCGCCTCCTTTCCCTCCACGGTCCTACTATCAAGCGCATGCTCACTACTCAATATCGCATGCACGAGAAGATCATGTCATTCCCCTCATGCGAGCTCTACGAGTCTAAACTCATCGCCGCAGACCATGTCAAAGCCCGGCTTCTCAAAGACCTACCGTGCGACATCCAAGATACGGACGATACCTGCGAACCGCTTGTCTTCTATGACACGCAGGGCGGGGAATTTCCCGAGCGCATTGAAGACGGCGAGCTTCTGCTAGCAGACAGCAAGAGCAATGGTCTTGAAGCTGCAATTGTGGCGAGGCATGTTCAAAACCTAATCGCCGCTGGCTTGCGAGAGGAGGATATCGCAGTGATCACACCGTATAATGCGCAAGTAGCGCTCTTGGCACAACTTTTAAGAGAGAGGCATCCTGGATTGGAGATCGGGAGTGTCGATGGATTTCAAGGTCGGGAGAAAGAAGCGGTGGTTGTGAGCCTTGTGAGAAGCAACGCAGAGCGGGAGGTCGGGTTCTTGGGCGAGAAGAGAAGGCTGAACG
- a CDS encoding uncharacterized protein (EggNog:ENOG410PJ83~COG:T), translating to MNNAKMPEARQSAQLNNKGDMADGKQIAGFIVIQPPVDPAAEELQQSQQQQQWPAEFTGNDTRCTSQATLNEQISDLQISGVQKPLTPGSEPLSQENTAEDKVESHNTFTAAPETAEAKPSLNDSNRNLCKVFALTPIPTIILDSDLRIIDISNSHLELFKLGLHECLGRRIFDMEPSKIPVPDVAILDSVINTAISTQNVQVMHDVEDYLSQSVFRMRATPIFEANRLLYVVLEALNITDPYLKSKIHENAYASETYRVLVDTVSDYAIFMLDTKGYITTWNAGAAILKGYTAEEVLGKHFSMFYGEDDCAQGKPRKELVLSLHDGKVEDEGWRYRKDGSRFWANVTITPVHQFGHHVGFVKVVRDLTERKAAETRLIAAYEETSKLKSDFLANMSHEIRTPMNGVLGALSLLNSTALSQNQREYATIIEESTSRRKHRELCDPNCPPRNPEIEVKSIIDPGFPSHVKGDPLRFRQILQNLVGNAVKFTDKGYIHVRTCFKEDERDDYSVTVEVIDSGIGVADEAMNTLFAPFTRSANSATKRYQGTGLGLSICKSLAELMGGAVGYRTNPDCQGSIFWLKIKLGRIDAASPRSRVLESSDPCEDIRKIAPRKQLLLVEDNMVNQVVMLKILKSLNFERVDAAWDGAEAVHLIKKKPLAYHAVLMDVSMPVMDGLEATAAIREMRNEVPIIAVTGNALKGDFETYLAKGMNDFVAKPIHRKELARILLQWVGP from the exons ATGAACAATGCTAAAATGCCTGAAGCGCGCCAATCTGCCCAGTTGAATAACAAGGGTGACATGGCTGATGGCAAGCAAATTGCCGGTTTTATTGTGATCCAACCTCCCGTCGACCCGGCTGCAGAAGAGCTGCAGCAGAgccaacaacagcaacagtGGCCTGCAGAGTTCACCGGTAATGACACAAGATGCACGTCTCAAGCGACCCTTAATGAGCAGATTTCAGACCTGCAGATTTCCGGAGTCCAGAAGCCGTTAACTCCGGGAAGTGAACCCCTCTCACAAGAAAACACCGCCGAGGACAAAGTCGAATCCCACAACACGTTTACCGCTGCCCCGGAAACAGCTGAAGCTAAACCTAGCCTCAACGATTCTAATCGGAATCTGTGCAAAGTCTTTGCTCTTACACCAATCCCGACGATCATTCTTGATTCTGACCTTCGCATTATCGATATTTCCAACAGCCACCTTGAGCTTTTCAAGCTGGGCCTACATGAGTGTTTAGGTCGACGGATCTTCGACATGGAGCCATCGAAGATTCCTGTGCCAGATGTCGCTATCTTGGACAGTGTTATCAATACCGCCATCTCCACTCAGAACGTCCAAGTGATGCACGATGTCGAGGACTACTTATCCCAGTCGGTTTTCCGCATGAGAGCTACGCCCATCTTCGAGGCAAACAGGCTCCTTTACGTGGTCCTAGAAGCCTTGAACATTACCGATCCCTACTTAAAGTCCAAGATACATGAGAACGCATATGCCTCAGAAACTTATCGCGTCCTTGTTGACACAGTTAGCGATTATGCTATATTCATGCTGGATACAAAGGGATATATCACTACATGGAACGCCGGCGCAGCGATCCTGAAAGGTTACACCGCTGAAGAGGTCCTCGGGAAACATTTCTCCATGTTCTACGGAGAGGATGACTGCGCGCAGGGCAAGCCAAGGAAGGAGTTGGTTCTGTCGCTGCACGATGGCAAGGTTGAAGATGAGGGTTGGCGCTATCGCAAGGATGGCTCCCGATTTTGGGCCAATGTCACCATAACGCCAGTTCATCAGTTTGGCCACCATGTCGGCTTTGTCAAAGTCGTCCGTGACTTGACCGAACGAAAAGCTGCAGAAACCCGCCTCATCGCTGCATATGAGGAGACCTCGAAGCTGAAAAGTGATTTCCTCGCAAACATGAGCCATGAGATTAGGACTCCAATGAATGGGGTCCTCGGGGCCCTTTCCCTGCTCAACAGCACCGCCTTATCGCAGAATCAACGAGAATACGCCACAATAATTGAGGAGTCGACTTCG CGTCGAAAGCATCGTGAACTCTGTGATCCAAATTGCCCACCCAGAAATCCAGAGATAGAGGTGAAGAGTATTATCGACCCAGGTTTCCCGAGTCATGTCAAAGGCGATCCTCTTCGCTTTCGTCAGATCCTCCAGAATCTTGTTGGCAATGCTGTCAAATTTACAGACAAAGGATACATCCACGTTCGGACATGCTTTAAAGAGGACGAGCGTGATGACTACTCTGTGACCGTTGAGGTCATCGATTCGGGTATTGGCGTTGCTGATGAAGCAATGAACACTCTTTTCGCACCGTTCACTCGATCCGCCAACTCGGCGACCAAACGTTACCAAGGAACCGGCCTTGGTCTCTCCATCTGCAAAAGCCTAGCAGAGCTTATGGGCGGTGCAGTGGGCTATCGAACAAACCCGGACTGCCAAGGCAGCATATTTTGGTTAAAAATCAAACTTGGTCGCATCGATGCTGCCTCACCTAGGTCGAGGGTGCTTGAATCGTCAGATCCTTGTGAAGATATCAGGAAAATTGCCCCTCGCAAGCAGCTTTTACTTGTGGAGGATAATATGGTAAATCAAGTTGTCATGCTAAAAATATTGAAGTCCCTTAACTTTGAGCGAGTTGATGCTGCTTGGGATGGAGCGGAAGCCGTGCATcttataaaaaagaagccgTTGGCGTATCATGCCGTCCTTATGGACGTAAGTATGCCCGTGATGGATGGACTTGAAGCCACGGCTGCTATCCGCGAGATGAGAAATGAAGTTCCTATTATTGCCGTGACCGGTAACGCTCTCAAGGGAGATTTCGAGACGTACCTTGCGAAAGGGATGAACGACTTCGTTGCGAAGCCTATTCACCGAAAGGAACTCGCTCGTATTCTGTTGCAGTGGGTTGGCCCTTGA
- a CDS encoding uncharacterized protein (SECRETED:SignalP(1-24)~EggNog:ENOG410Q0JU), producing MLHSLGRRAICVLLILACSIQVQSEPIHRRPFHQERDSYDDRTVAAAFHALSFKFWNSVSERSVDIKHDLGVPPQNDPRYQLIKRQGGSGAVTNSTPSVTPTTPPPSSSPETTSDASTPPPSSETPSTEIPDTSSPPETSPSPTTPTRTTASPTSETESTKSSETPDQTTTKPPEETTSAPPISSTVIGTTTNEDGGLVTYTSVVLVQPTRSNSNGNSPEPSQSNPSLQNGASAPATMKKEMLALLGAIGVAFAL from the coding sequence ATGCTCCATTCTCTCGGTCGTCGCGCGATCTGCGTCCTGCTCATCCTTGCCTGCTCCATCCAAGTCCAATCTGAGCCCATCCATCGACGTCCATTCCACCAGGAACGAGACAGCTATGACGACCGCACTGTGGCAGCTGCCTTCCACGCTCTCTCCTTCAAATTCTGGAATTCTGTCTCAGAGCGGTCCGTCGACATCAAACACGATCTCGGTGTTCCTCCTCAGAACGACCCTCGATATCAATTGATCAAGCGACAGGGAGGCAGCGGAGCTGTCACCAATTCCACCCCATCTGTGACTCCGACTACTCCGCCGCCATCCTCTTCCCCGGAGACAACCTCCGATGCATCCACACCTCCTCCCAGTTCGGAAACTCCGTCCACCGAGATTCCCGACACTTCATCCCCCCCGGAGACCTCCCCGTCCCCAACCACCCCGACCCGGACGACCGCTTCGCCCACTTCGGAAACTGAGTCCACCAAGTCCAGTGAGACCCCGGATCAGACCACCACTAAGCCACCAGAAGAGACCACTTCTGCTCCTCCCATCAGCTCCACCGTCATCGGCACCACCACCAATGAAGACGGTGGCCTTGTCACCTACACCTCGGTTGTCCTGGTCCAGCCAACTCGAAGCAATTCGAACGGAAACTCCCCAGAACCAAGCCAGTCCAACCCTTCTCTGCAGAACGGTGCCTCTGCTCCCGCTACGATGAAGAAAGAGATGCTCGCACTGCTTGGAGCCATCGGTGTTGCCTTTGCCCTCTAA
- a CDS encoding uncharacterized protein (EggNog:ENOG410PQC3~COG:O~BUSCO:14517at33183), which produces MASASTTKRLLRELAEYRANPNQALLHLGPVTDDDLLRWEAVLKGVPGTPYENGLWSLSIAIPPTYPLSPPKISFTTRICHPNISFSTGEICLSLLTSEHWAPTYTLSSTLAAIHQLLSDPRPESPLNVDVAALLREGDLLGWESLVRYWTGQERWEGHEKARSGVRVR; this is translated from the exons ATGGCTTCGGCAAGCACGACCAAGCGGCTCCTCCGCGAGCTGGCCGAGTACCGGGCAAACCCCAACCAGGCGCTGCTGCACCTCGGTCCCGTCACCGACGACGACCTCCTGCGCTGGGAGGCAGTCCTCAAGGGCGTCCCCGGCACTCCCTACGAAA ACGGCCTCTGGTCCCTCTCCATCGCCATCCCACCCACCTACCCTCTCTCCCCGCCCAAGATCTCCTTCACAACCCGCATCTGCCACCCCAACATCTCGTTCTCCACCGGCGAAATCTGCCTGTCCCTGCTCACCTCCGAGCACTGGGCGCCCACGTACACCCTCAGCTCCACCCTCGCCGCCATCCACCAGCTGCTCAGCGATCCGCGCCCGGAGAGCCCGCTGAACGTGGACGTTGCCGCCCTGCTGAGGGAGGGCGATCTGCTGGGCTGGGAGAGCCTGGTCAGGTATTGGACGGGCCAGGAAAGGTGGGAAGGGCATGAGAAGGCGAGGAGTGGGGTGAGGGTGAGGTGA
- the NTG2 gene encoding DNA N-glycosylase and apurinic/apyrimidinic (AP) lyase (EggNog:ENOG410PIPF~COG:L~BUSCO:7644at33183), with translation MRTSLISKEASKLVDAVSSTRRVTRRTAATSSYFGNSRQTRSKTVASAIHVKHEVGDSNAAIKQESGSQDGCDDSSVLSEANTTDIEDLLKPEPSPPPSSRKRKRASVVAADAVATKAERSSPRSRSRKPRKVIVKEEEDVKVEVPTPLPKKKATKSRKPPPPPGSVAPPPNWEKMYDLIKDMRLRNPTAPVDTMGCAELYWRNSTEQERRFHILVALMLSSQTKDTVTAVAMHRLHTELDREHDDNNEDGADASKKPAVRWDTTTHSAGHSTLTISNILRVSATRLNQLIQTVGFHNLKTKYLRSTASILQSHYNSDIPRTAADLMALPGVGPKMAYLCMSSAWGVDDGIGVDVHVHRITNLWGWVRTKTPEETRVLLEAWLPREKWREINWLLVGLGQTVCLPVGRRCWECALAGTGLCRAEIKGGRNGSGPKGRMEAKMEIKVEEM, from the coding sequence ATGCGTACCTCCTTAATCTCAAAGGAAGCGTCGAAGCTGGTCGACGCGGTATCGTCAACCCGTCGAGTCACCCGGCGCACCGCGGCTACGTCCAGTTACTTTGGTAACTCGAGGCAAACAAGATCGAAAACTGTTGCAAGCGCAATTCATGTGAAACACGAAGTAGGAGACAGCAATGCAGCCATCAAACAGGAGAGCGGAAGTCAAGATGGCTGTGACGATAGCTCCGTTCTGTCTGAAGCAAATACGACCGACATCGAAGACCTCTTGAAACCGGAACCCAGCCCGCCACCAAGCTCGAGAAAGCGGAAGCGAGCCTCTGTCGTTGCAGCAGATGCCGTAGCCACTAAAGCTGAACGTTCGTCTCCCAGATCGCGATCGCGAAAACCTCGAAAAGTCATCgtgaaagaagaagaggatgtAAAGGTAGAGGTGCCGACTCCCCtaccaaagaaaaaggcGACGAAATCCCGCAAACCCCCTCCTCCACCGGGATCCGTTGCTCCACCGCCAAACTGGGAGAAGATGTACGATCTCATCAAGGATATGCGTCTTCGCAACCCGACTGCGCCCGTTGACACCATGGGCTGCGCGGAGTTATACTGGCGTAATTCCACCGAGCAAGAGAGGCGCTTTCACATCTTGGTCGCCCTGATGCTCTCGTCCCAAACAAAAGACACCGTAACAGCCGTCGCAATGCATCGCCTACACACAGAGCTCGACCGAGAGCACGATGACAACAACGAAGACGGCGCTGATGCGAGTAAAAAGCCCGCGGTCCGGTGGGACACCACGACTCACTCCGCCGGCCACTCAACCCTCACGATCTCCAACATCCTCCGCGTCTCCGCCACCCGCCTCAACCAGCTCATCCAAACGGTTGGCTTCCACAACCTCAAGACCAAATACCTCCGCTCCACCGCTTCCATCCTCCAGTCCCACTACAACTCCGATATCCCACGCACGGCAGCTGACTTAATGGCCTTGCCCGGCGTGGGGCCCAAGATGGCCTATCTGTGCATGAGTTCCGCATGGGGCGTGGATGACGGGATCGGTGTGGATGTGCACGTTCACCGGATAACGAATCTGTGGGGGTGGGTGCGGACCAAGACACCAGAGGAGACGCGGGTGTTGCTTGAGGCGTGGCTGCCGAGGGAGAAGTGGAGGGAGATTAACTGGTTGCTGGTGGGGTTGGGGCAGACCGTGTGTTTGCCTGTTGGGAGACGGTGTTGGGAGTGTGCGTTGGCTGGGACTGGGTTGTGTAGGGCGGAGATTAAAGGGGGGAGGAATGGAAGTGGCCCCAAGGGGAGGATGGAGGCGAAGATGGAGATCAAGGTGGAGGAGATGTGA
- a CDS encoding uncharacterized protein (EggNog:ENOG410PZZ4), with the protein MCIHIPGSCRDNSIVIHEIDVQDAIDKSTDVQGTDISLSLSTLDASAGANTPLVANSSLDIRDAAFKNTCYHPSTDVSVGTIGGAVACSKFLKGLDTRQCHAKRGGLVLCEEQGTVITAYAKDTSVSSWCKHVAAGIDWMVEHCATCKGDDCKIAGML; encoded by the coding sequence ATGTGCATTCATATTCCAGGCTCGTGTCGAGATAATTCCATAGTAATTCACGAAATCGATGTCCAGGACGCGATCGATAAGTCCACGGACGTTCAAGGTACAGAcatctctctttctctctccacTCTGGATGCCAGCGCTGGTGCTAATACTCCCCTCGTAGCCAACTCCTCCCTTGATATCCGTGATGCGGCTTTTAAAAACACCTGCTACCACCCAAGTACCGATGTCTCTGTCGGCACTATTGGCGGGGCTGTCGCGTGTTCCAAGTTCCTAAAAGGTCTTGATACGAGACAATGTCATGCCAAGCGAGGCGGCCTCGTGTTGTGTGAGGAGCAAGGGACGGTCATCACGGCTTATGCCAAAGATACTTCAGTCTCATCGTGGTGTAAGCACGTTGCGGCTGGGATCGATTGGATGGTGGAACACTGCGCTACCTGCAAAGGGGATGACTGCAAAATTGCCGGTATGTTGTAG